A stretch of DNA from Archaeoglobaceae archaeon:
AGCGAGAGCTTGCGGTTAAAGTCAGGAAGAAGCGAGGGAAAGAGGAGTTCAGGAAGATGATAATCCCCGAGCAGATCAAAGCCAACCACATTGTGGAAATCCCGAGCAAGGAAGCGGTGATCATGTTCGCAAAGCGGAGATATGATTTCAACACTCACAGCTTACGCTATGCGTTCATAAGCTACCTTGCAAAGCGTGGAGTAAGCCCGCAAATCATAGCGAAGATAACTCGCCATAGTAAGCTCGATATGATCCTCAACTACACTCAGGAGAAGCTCGCGGATGAGATTTTGATCAAGCTTCCTTAAACATATTATTTCTGTTTATCCAACACCTTATTAAACACCTTATATTAACTTATTATATTAACTTATGGCTGTATGATAACGTTTTTGGGTCAAAACTGTTATCTTACACATTCAGAGGTTCAACAGTAAGATAACGCAAAAAATCGTTCAACATGTTCACAGACCTATGAACAAGGGTAAAACGAAGGGTAAAATGAGCAGACTGTAATATATAATCTGAAAGGTTAGTGTGAATTATTCCACAGCTTTATTCACATTATAATTGGAACAGCTCTCTAAATCAGTTTTTGGCAAAATTGGGATAGAAAAGGGCTTTATATTGAGCTCCATAATGTGGTGCTACTTTGCATGAATATTCTCTAATCGTTTTTCTGCGGAGATGTGGATTATAGCTTAAAATAAAAGATCCGATAAAAATCCTAATGGCTTTTCGGTTCAAGAGTGTTGATCAATCCATCCACAACCTTAGAATACCAGTTATCCGCTTGAACGGTCTTAGCGAGATAATGAGCGGATCCAACGGTTATGGAGGCTCTTCCCTGAATGAAGTCCGCAACACTTTCGGGAACTCCATTCATGATCAGGAAGTTGAAGTTCCATTTTCGGATTGTGCTTGCGGAAACTCTTCCGAGCTGTGTTTCATCCCTTGCAACATCGTAGTGGATATCAAGCTTTTTGAATTCCACGATGGTGGGAGAATATATCCAGTAAGACTTTTTTCTTCCTCTTGAGGAGCGATAAGCCGAGCATCTCTTGACTTTCTCGTTTACAACCACAACATCATCGGAATTGAAGGAGTTAAGAGTTCTTATTATGTGCTTTAGCCTTACTCCAGAGAAAACCATTAACTTGAAGATCAGTTTTATTTCTTCTCTCTTGATTTCAGAATAAGCTTTTCTGAGTTCTTCATCGGTTATGTAGACTTCTTTTACTCCGAATTTTGGGATTTTGCATTTCTTTCTCCACTTGCTCAACGGAAATTCTCCGATGAAGTCCACATCCTGCTCCTCAAGGAAGTTGAAGAAGTTTCTCAATCCCTTGTGGATTTTGTCTCCATTGGCTTCGAGGAGAATCTCTTCAAGATCATTCGGAGTTGAAACATCTTCTAAGTCTCCAGAGTATTTCTTTATTGCGGAAATGTAGTCTTTAGCGGTGCTTTCCATTATTTTCCCGGATTTTACTCTATTTTGAAGCCACTTTATAAAACTGCCTTCATATTGTTTGTAAAAGCTCAAAAACGAAAATAGAACGGGTTCTGAGCCTGTTTTTTCAAAAATGATTTTGCGAGGCGGAGGCCCCGGGTTCAAATCCCGGCGAGTCCATTTCTTGCGATAATCTGAGACTTCATAAAGATCGTAGTTAAATTCTCGATTTTTTGAATGGCTTGATTTTCGGTTTGGAGAGTTTGGAGTTTTATTTTCGTTGGATATCTCATATGCGAAAAAATTTCTCATATGAGATTTGCCTTTCTTAGTATCAAACTCTTTTACCAATTCGAGTATTTTCCGCTCGATTAAATCCGAAATGGAGACACTTTGAACTTTAGAAATCTCTCGCAACTCTGAGAGAAGATTTTTATCCACACGGAGTAAGAAGTTAACTCTACCGCTTGGCTTCCTTCCCATGTGTGGAGTTGGCAACTACCTTGATGAAAAACCACCCTTCAACTCTATAAATCTCAGCTTTGCAACCGATAAGCTCGGAAAATTCCACTGGCAACCACAAGTAAGGGTATTCGAAGCTTTCTTTGGCTTTCTTTTTCCGAATAAAGACTTTTCCGATAAAATCTTTTTCTACAATAATCTACAATACAATGAGCAACAAAAAATAAAAATCAAATAACCTGATATCCAAACATTACGCTAAATCCAACGTATGCGATCAGCACCATTATCAGAGAGTGTTTCATTCCAGCGGAAATGCTTCCTTCACCCATTACTCCTGCTACAAGGCCACCAAAAAGTCCCTGGAATATTGCTGCGTGCATGAAAACGTTTCTGTAAGTTACAACATCGATATTTTTAAGGATTGAGAATTGCGAACCTCCTGATGCCTGAACCTGTGCAGCTGCCTGAGCGAGTGTTGAAAGGAAAGTTGAGGCAATTATGTAGACGATTCCAATAAAGACAAAGAATGCAATATAGATTATGACGACGTAAGTGAACATGCTCGTCGCTCTTTCTCTTCGGAGCAGTTCTGCTGCACTCGCGTCTTTTGCTGAGGTAGTTAGAACTTCCGTTACATTCCCGCTTGATTTCAGTGCTTCGTTTAGTAAAGCAATTGTTCTGGACACCTCAAATATCCTGAGCCTATTGGCGAATCTTATTAGGGCATCACCAAGACTGACACCCCATTCAAGATTAGCCTTTATTTTTCTTATTTCTTTCTTCAATGGGCTTGTATCTGTCTTTGCAAGCATCGTAATTGCTCTATAAATTGACATCCCGCTCTCATTGGCAGAGGCCAATTTGTTCAGGAAAATAGGGGTAAGTCTCATGAAAATTCTGACCCCTCTTCTGCTCCATTCATAGAATATGACAAAGGGTGTAAGCACTATTATCATTGCAATAAATATATAATCATCTATATTGAAGAACCAGTATTTTGGATCCATCCCAGCTATGTAGGGTGTGGTGAGTAGTCCATATGCTATGAATATTAGAGCTACCGGTATTGAGATAGCAAATGTATAAAGCGGATTTTCACGCAAAAGCGCGATCGGATTCTTGAGTTTTTTCATCAATTGTCTTGTTTTCACCTTTCTCTGGATGTCTTTACTCTTCTCTATATCCAAATCCTTTGCTTTTGGTATGTAAATGTATCTTTCACGAAGCTGTGGAACCTTTTCACCCGAAGATGGTGTCATTAGTTTGATGATTACTGCAAACATGAATGAACCAATCGGGATTACTAAGTAGATTATTGCGAAAATTGCAACATCGTTCGCGCTTCCCATCACTGACATGACTGACTGAATTATTATCAAAAAGAGCGGACCGGCAACGAGTGCGGTGACATAGGTTTCAGCCATCAGGGCTAAGAATTCTATGAAGCTCTTCTGGTCTTGTCTGGCCTTTTCAAAGTAGAAATCTGCTCTTTCTTCAAAATACTTTGTGATATCTCCGCCACTGTCTATTATAGTAATCAGACCATGGAGAAAATCCCTGAAGTTTGTAGATGGCGA
This window harbors:
- a CDS encoding integrase; this encodes MRNFFAYEISNENKTPNSPNRKSSHSKNREFNYDLYEVSDYRKKWTRRDLNPGPPPRKIIFEKTGSEPVLFSFLSFYKQYEGSFIKWLQNRVKSGKIMESTAKDYISAIKKYSGDLEDVSTPNDLEEILLEANGDKIHKGLRNFFNFLEEQDVDFIGEFPLSKWRKKCKIPKFGVKEVYITDEELRKAYSEIKREEIKLIFKLMVFSGVRLKHIIRTLNSFNSDDVVVVNEKVKRCSAYRSSRGRKKSYWIYSPTIVEFKKLDIHYDVARDETQLGRVSASTIRKWNFNFLIMNGVPESVADFIQGRASITVGSAHYLAKTVQADNWYSKVVDGLINTLEPKSH
- a CDS encoding type II secretion system F family protein, whose product is MFKKANSLTYLGYKLFAKDIEKNKHKYYELDRNLKKAMISMPPEMYVATARMFSFLFGVSGAILGLIIAYLIVNFIGIPPLFTIGIPEPYATYWMFYRTFVYVGILSILITLGLYYLGNLIFAIYPSTVISDRKNKIDRTLPHAITFMLSLSRGGMNLVQILKALADNHEVYGEVSKEASRILWEIEGLGKDLRTALANAIEVSPSTNFRDFLHGLITIIDSGGDITKYFEERADFYFEKARQDQKSFIEFLALMAETYVTALVAGPLFLIIIQSVMSVMGSANDVAIFAIIYLVIPIGSFMFAVIIKLMTPSSGEKVPQLRERYIYIPKAKDLDIEKSKDIQRKVKTRQLMKKLKNPIALLRENPLYTFAISIPVALIFIAYGLLTTPYIAGMDPKYWFFNIDDYIFIAMIIVLTPFVIFYEWSRRGVRIFMRLTPIFLNKLASANESGMSIYRAITMLAKTDTSPLKKEIRKIKANLEWGVSLGDALIRFANRLRIFEVSRTIALLNEALKSSGNVTEVLTTSAKDASAAELLRRERATSMFTYVVIIYIAFFVFIGIVYIIASTFLSTLAQAAAQVQASGGSQFSILKNIDVVTYRNVFMHAAIFQGLFGGLVAGVMGEGSISAGMKHSLIMVLIAYVGFSVMFGYQVI